One Polypterus senegalus isolate Bchr_013 chromosome 10, ASM1683550v1, whole genome shotgun sequence DNA segment encodes these proteins:
- the il12rb1 gene encoding interleukin-6 receptor subunit beta isoform X2, with protein MNSTSCHIYRKDLLKGHLVTFWVNASNGKKNFTSTIYKFTLENSTKFIPPTNINMSRSASNLTLIWESPSKEAHGSLNEIQYRRCDVQQKHLPTINSCVMTKTEMNSEGAWEIKNNVLEKDVKCKSGGGTKNDNCSVVLDPKEAYRIRVRRRPQNESKGVWSEWSQTVFVPTELQSEPEADIESLSDLTEDGKRLLNLTFKASENLSASLGDLSYIVKIYIKNCQQYHLQKETRHTWYAFNISAAEHEVSIIATNKVGQSPVKTLQIPQANIKAIKIVRSSAFRLQSSCKKYCVEWRDVAADVWNSSHLKIKNGEFHIQMLEGKLNNFTRYHIIFHCLNRNKDYWTALALETYLKENKPLHSPREIRMSEVRKTSALVKWSPLPLKDCRGFLEAYVIYLVDSQNVTTVTNVNSSLSEWKLENLKPNTIYLLDVAARTSEGEGPKHSTEFKTLQFDPGELAGIIAAISLSTLLVAGLCCAAIKKLIAFCNSEVPSPENTSAMSFSVSRKSQVLPPQQAVSASEEATSDIMVIPEVEAMSLLSVDATQTLTKDNESEDLLSDQGSLSESVLVVSQHYAMQSVNQENWEQSEDAEFEEEPVSEEPSDGAATTIYKKGLVLELCHVKN; from the exons ATGAACTCCACATCCTGTCACATTTACAGAAAAGACTTGCTTAAAGGCCATCTAGTCACATTCTGGGTGAATGCCTCAAATGGGAAAAAGAATTTTACATCTACTATCTACAAGTTCACCTTGGAAAACAGCA CCAAGTTTATTCCTCCTACAAACATAAATATGTCCAGATCAGCCAGCAATTTGACGTTAATCTGGGAAAGCCCGTCCAAGGAGGCGCATGGCTCACTGAATGAGATTCAGTACAGAAGATGTGACGTTCAACAGAAGCATCTG CCAACAATAAATTCTTGTGTGATgactaaaacagaaatgaattcaGAAGGGGCCTGGGAAATTAAG AATAATGTTTTGGAGAAAGATGTGAAATGTAAATCAGGAGGTGGCACAAAGAATG ACAACTGTTCTGTGGTTCTTGACCCTAAGGAGGCCTACCGGATTAGAGTAAGGCGTAGACCCCAAAATGAAAGCAAGGGAGTGTGGAGTGAATGGAGCCAgacagtttttgttccaacag AGCTGCAGTCTGAGCCAGAGGCTGACATCGAGAGCCTGAGTGATCTGACTGAGGATGGCAAACGGCTTCTTAACCTTACATTCAAG GCCAGTGAAAACCTTTCAGCTTCTCTGGGAGACCTGAGCTACATTGTTAAGATCTACATAAAGAACTGCCAACAATATCATTTGCAGAAGGAAACAAGACACACATGGTATGCCTTTAACATTTCAGCAGCAGAACATGAAGTGTCCATCATAGCTACTAACAAAGTTGGGCAATCCCCAGTAAAAACTCTTCAAATCCCACAGGCAAACATAAAAG CCATCAAAATTGTTCGTTCCAGTGCTTTCCGGCTTCAGAGTTCCTGTAAAAAATATTGTGTTGAATGGCGAGATGTGGCTGCAGATGTTTGGAACTCATCAcacttgaaaataaagaatggtgaaTTCCACATACAAATGCTAGAAG GAAAACTGAACAATTTTACCCGCTACCACATCATCTTTCATTGTCTGAACAGGAATAAGGATTACTGGACTGCATTGGCACTTGAGACATATCTTAAAGAGAACA AACCTCTTCACAGTCCAAGAGAAATCAGAATGTCAGAAGTCAGAAAGACGTCGGCCTTGGTCAAGTGGAGCCCATTACCTTTAAAAGACTGCCGAGGCTTTTTGGAAGCATATGTCATTTACCTCGTTGACTCACAGAATGTCACCACAG TTACTAATGTGAACAGCAGTTTGTCTGAATGGAAACTGGAAAACCTGAAGCCGAACACCATTTACTTGCTGGATGTTGCAGCTCGGACCTCTGAAGGAGAAGGACCCAAGCACTCCACGGAGTTCAAAACACTGCAGTTTG ATCCAGGAGAGCTGGCTGGGATTATAGCAGCAATCAGTTTATCGACACTCCTGGTTGCAGGCCTTTGTTGTGCAGCCATTAAGAA ACTTATTGCATTCTGTAATTCAGAGGTCCCCAGTCCTGAAAATACCTCAGCCATGAGTTTCTCTGTGAGCAGAAAGTCACAG GTGCTTCCCCCACAGCAGGCCGTATCTGCATCAGAAGAAGCCACATCTGACATTATGGTCATACCAGAGGTAGAAGCTATGTCCCTGCTGTCAGTGGATGCTACCCAGACTTTGACTAAAGACAATGAAAGTGAGGATCTGCTTTCAGACCAGGGAAGCCTGTCTGAATCAGTACTAGTTGTGAGCCAGCACTATGCCATGcagtcagtgaaccaagagaatTGGGAGCAAAGTGAAGATGCTGAGTTTGAAGAAGAGCCAGTTAGTGAAGAACCAAGTGATGGAGCAGCTACAACCATCTACAAAAAGGGCCTGGTGCTTGAATTGTGTCAtgtgaaaaattaa
- the il12rb1 gene encoding interleukin-6 receptor subunit beta isoform X3 produces MPQMGKRILHLLSTSSPWKTAAAKFIPPTNINMSRSASNLTLIWESPSKEAHGSLNEIQYRRCDVQQKHLPTINSCVMTKTEMNSEGAWEIKNNVLEKDVKCKSGGGTKNDNCSVVLDPKEAYRIRVRRRPQNESKGVWSEWSQTVFVPTELQSEPEADIESLSDLTEDGKRLLNLTFKASENLSASLGDLSYIVKIYIKNCQQYHLQKETRHTWYAFNISAAEHEVSIIATNKVGQSPVKTLQIPQANIKAIKIVRSSAFRLQSSCKKYCVEWRDVAADVWNSSHLKIKNGEFHIQMLEGKLNNFTRYHIIFHCLNRNKDYWTALALETYLKENKPLHSPREIRMSEVRKTSALVKWSPLPLKDCRGFLEAYVIYLVDSQNVTTVTNVNSSLSEWKLENLKPNTIYLLDVAARTSEGEGPKHSTEFKTLQFDPGELAGIIAAISLSTLLVAGLCCAAIKKLIAFCNSEVPSPENTSAMSFSVSRKSQVLPPQQAVSASEEATSDIMVIPEVEAMSLLSVDATQTLTKDNESEDLLSDQGSLSESVLVVSQHYAMQSVNQENWEQSEDAEFEEEPVSEEPSDGAATTIYKKGLVLELCHVKN; encoded by the exons ATGCCTCAAATGGGAAAAAGAATTTTACATCTACTATCTACAAGTTCACCTTGGAAAACAGCA GCAGCCAAGTTTATTCCTCCTACAAACATAAATATGTCCAGATCAGCCAGCAATTTGACGTTAATCTGGGAAAGCCCGTCCAAGGAGGCGCATGGCTCACTGAATGAGATTCAGTACAGAAGATGTGACGTTCAACAGAAGCATCTG CCAACAATAAATTCTTGTGTGATgactaaaacagaaatgaattcaGAAGGGGCCTGGGAAATTAAG AATAATGTTTTGGAGAAAGATGTGAAATGTAAATCAGGAGGTGGCACAAAGAATG ACAACTGTTCTGTGGTTCTTGACCCTAAGGAGGCCTACCGGATTAGAGTAAGGCGTAGACCCCAAAATGAAAGCAAGGGAGTGTGGAGTGAATGGAGCCAgacagtttttgttccaacag AGCTGCAGTCTGAGCCAGAGGCTGACATCGAGAGCCTGAGTGATCTGACTGAGGATGGCAAACGGCTTCTTAACCTTACATTCAAG GCCAGTGAAAACCTTTCAGCTTCTCTGGGAGACCTGAGCTACATTGTTAAGATCTACATAAAGAACTGCCAACAATATCATTTGCAGAAGGAAACAAGACACACATGGTATGCCTTTAACATTTCAGCAGCAGAACATGAAGTGTCCATCATAGCTACTAACAAAGTTGGGCAATCCCCAGTAAAAACTCTTCAAATCCCACAGGCAAACATAAAAG CCATCAAAATTGTTCGTTCCAGTGCTTTCCGGCTTCAGAGTTCCTGTAAAAAATATTGTGTTGAATGGCGAGATGTGGCTGCAGATGTTTGGAACTCATCAcacttgaaaataaagaatggtgaaTTCCACATACAAATGCTAGAAG GAAAACTGAACAATTTTACCCGCTACCACATCATCTTTCATTGTCTGAACAGGAATAAGGATTACTGGACTGCATTGGCACTTGAGACATATCTTAAAGAGAACA AACCTCTTCACAGTCCAAGAGAAATCAGAATGTCAGAAGTCAGAAAGACGTCGGCCTTGGTCAAGTGGAGCCCATTACCTTTAAAAGACTGCCGAGGCTTTTTGGAAGCATATGTCATTTACCTCGTTGACTCACAGAATGTCACCACAG TTACTAATGTGAACAGCAGTTTGTCTGAATGGAAACTGGAAAACCTGAAGCCGAACACCATTTACTTGCTGGATGTTGCAGCTCGGACCTCTGAAGGAGAAGGACCCAAGCACTCCACGGAGTTCAAAACACTGCAGTTTG ATCCAGGAGAGCTGGCTGGGATTATAGCAGCAATCAGTTTATCGACACTCCTGGTTGCAGGCCTTTGTTGTGCAGCCATTAAGAA ACTTATTGCATTCTGTAATTCAGAGGTCCCCAGTCCTGAAAATACCTCAGCCATGAGTTTCTCTGTGAGCAGAAAGTCACAG GTGCTTCCCCCACAGCAGGCCGTATCTGCATCAGAAGAAGCCACATCTGACATTATGGTCATACCAGAGGTAGAAGCTATGTCCCTGCTGTCAGTGGATGCTACCCAGACTTTGACTAAAGACAATGAAAGTGAGGATCTGCTTTCAGACCAGGGAAGCCTGTCTGAATCAGTACTAGTTGTGAGCCAGCACTATGCCATGcagtcagtgaaccaagagaatTGGGAGCAAAGTGAAGATGCTGAGTTTGAAGAAGAGCCAGTTAGTGAAGAACCAAGTGATGGAGCAGCTACAACCATCTACAAAAAGGGCCTGGTGCTTGAATTGTGTCAtgtgaaaaattaa
- the il12rb1 gene encoding interleukin-6 receptor subunit beta isoform X1, protein MKGTREALSIMLKTSIVLVLLVITQGQDQINIPDCQHPSADPSDTKEYISEVFLNAGCYKKTTDINDKFLCGWEPNLEHPGIMYTTHYCIENYECYKSNPMNSTSCHIYRKDLLKGHLVTFWVNASNGKKNFTSTIYKFTLENSTKFIPPTNINMSRSASNLTLIWESPSKEAHGSLNEIQYRRCDVQQKHLPTINSCVMTKTEMNSEGAWEIKNNVLEKDVKCKSGGGTKNDNCSVVLDPKEAYRIRVRRRPQNESKGVWSEWSQTVFVPTELQSEPEADIESLSDLTEDGKRLLNLTFKASENLSASLGDLSYIVKIYIKNCQQYHLQKETRHTWYAFNISAAEHEVSIIATNKVGQSPVKTLQIPQANIKAIKIVRSSAFRLQSSCKKYCVEWRDVAADVWNSSHLKIKNGEFHIQMLEGKLNNFTRYHIIFHCLNRNKDYWTALALETYLKENKPLHSPREIRMSEVRKTSALVKWSPLPLKDCRGFLEAYVIYLVDSQNVTTVTNVNSSLSEWKLENLKPNTIYLLDVAARTSEGEGPKHSTEFKTLQFDPGELAGIIAAISLSTLLVAGLCCAAIKKLIAFCNSEVPSPENTSAMSFSVSRKSQVLPPQQAVSASEEATSDIMVIPEVEAMSLLSVDATQTLTKDNESEDLLSDQGSLSESVLVVSQHYAMQSVNQENWEQSEDAEFEEEPVSEEPSDGAATTIYKKGLVLELCHVKN, encoded by the exons GACAAGATCAAATTAACATACCTGATTGCCAGCATCCTTCTGCAGACCCCTCTGACACTAAag aaTATATTTCAGAAGTATTTTTAAATGCTGGGTGCTATAAGAAGACAACAGATATCAATGATAAGTTTCTATGTGGCTGGGAACCAAACTTGGAACACCCTGGTATCATGTACACAACACACTACTG TATAGAGAATTATGAGTGCTACAAATCAAACCCCATGAACTCCACATCCTGTCACATTTACAGAAAAGACTTGCTTAAAGGCCATCTAGTCACATTCTGGGTGAATGCCTCAAATGGGAAAAAGAATTTTACATCTACTATCTACAAGTTCACCTTGGAAAACAGCA CCAAGTTTATTCCTCCTACAAACATAAATATGTCCAGATCAGCCAGCAATTTGACGTTAATCTGGGAAAGCCCGTCCAAGGAGGCGCATGGCTCACTGAATGAGATTCAGTACAGAAGATGTGACGTTCAACAGAAGCATCTG CCAACAATAAATTCTTGTGTGATgactaaaacagaaatgaattcaGAAGGGGCCTGGGAAATTAAG AATAATGTTTTGGAGAAAGATGTGAAATGTAAATCAGGAGGTGGCACAAAGAATG ACAACTGTTCTGTGGTTCTTGACCCTAAGGAGGCCTACCGGATTAGAGTAAGGCGTAGACCCCAAAATGAAAGCAAGGGAGTGTGGAGTGAATGGAGCCAgacagtttttgttccaacag AGCTGCAGTCTGAGCCAGAGGCTGACATCGAGAGCCTGAGTGATCTGACTGAGGATGGCAAACGGCTTCTTAACCTTACATTCAAG GCCAGTGAAAACCTTTCAGCTTCTCTGGGAGACCTGAGCTACATTGTTAAGATCTACATAAAGAACTGCCAACAATATCATTTGCAGAAGGAAACAAGACACACATGGTATGCCTTTAACATTTCAGCAGCAGAACATGAAGTGTCCATCATAGCTACTAACAAAGTTGGGCAATCCCCAGTAAAAACTCTTCAAATCCCACAGGCAAACATAAAAG CCATCAAAATTGTTCGTTCCAGTGCTTTCCGGCTTCAGAGTTCCTGTAAAAAATATTGTGTTGAATGGCGAGATGTGGCTGCAGATGTTTGGAACTCATCAcacttgaaaataaagaatggtgaaTTCCACATACAAATGCTAGAAG GAAAACTGAACAATTTTACCCGCTACCACATCATCTTTCATTGTCTGAACAGGAATAAGGATTACTGGACTGCATTGGCACTTGAGACATATCTTAAAGAGAACA AACCTCTTCACAGTCCAAGAGAAATCAGAATGTCAGAAGTCAGAAAGACGTCGGCCTTGGTCAAGTGGAGCCCATTACCTTTAAAAGACTGCCGAGGCTTTTTGGAAGCATATGTCATTTACCTCGTTGACTCACAGAATGTCACCACAG TTACTAATGTGAACAGCAGTTTGTCTGAATGGAAACTGGAAAACCTGAAGCCGAACACCATTTACTTGCTGGATGTTGCAGCTCGGACCTCTGAAGGAGAAGGACCCAAGCACTCCACGGAGTTCAAAACACTGCAGTTTG ATCCAGGAGAGCTGGCTGGGATTATAGCAGCAATCAGTTTATCGACACTCCTGGTTGCAGGCCTTTGTTGTGCAGCCATTAAGAA ACTTATTGCATTCTGTAATTCAGAGGTCCCCAGTCCTGAAAATACCTCAGCCATGAGTTTCTCTGTGAGCAGAAAGTCACAG GTGCTTCCCCCACAGCAGGCCGTATCTGCATCAGAAGAAGCCACATCTGACATTATGGTCATACCAGAGGTAGAAGCTATGTCCCTGCTGTCAGTGGATGCTACCCAGACTTTGACTAAAGACAATGAAAGTGAGGATCTGCTTTCAGACCAGGGAAGCCTGTCTGAATCAGTACTAGTTGTGAGCCAGCACTATGCCATGcagtcagtgaaccaagagaatTGGGAGCAAAGTGAAGATGCTGAGTTTGAAGAAGAGCCAGTTAGTGAAGAACCAAGTGATGGAGCAGCTACAACCATCTACAAAAAGGGCCTGGTGCTTGAATTGTGTCAtgtgaaaaattaa